In Schistocerca serialis cubense isolate TAMUIC-IGC-003099 chromosome 3, iqSchSeri2.2, whole genome shotgun sequence, the following proteins share a genomic window:
- the LOC126469645 gene encoding uncharacterized protein LOC126469645 — protein MGSSNTATGKLFHTLQMESGNTSSCVSCEMKEPEQHVSAPVVAAPVFAGGEDTAVGSSQSNASYYQSMVNDVTMWMTSTFGKFLDSEEHLTSNEDSNLGSKN, from the exons ATGGGAAGTTCAAACACAGCTACAGGGAAATTGTTCCACACTCTGCAAATGGAAAGTGGAAACACAAGCAGTTGTGTTTCATGTGAGATGAAGGAACCAGAACAGCATGTGTCAGCTCCTGTAGTAGCTGCACCTGTATTTGCAGGTGGTGAAGATACGG CAGTGGGATCAAGTCAAAGTAATGCATCATACTATCAATCAATGGTTAATGATGTAACAATGTGGATGACCAGTACATTTGGAAAATTCCTGGATAGTGAGGAACACTTAACCAGCAATGAAG ATTCAAATTTGGGAAGCAAGAATTAA